The Oceanispirochaeta sp. genome contains the following window.
GAATCAGCCACAAGAATGACCCTTCCAGATGTCTGCTCAATCATTTTCCTTGTAACTGCAGCCTCATGAGGGTTATGAGAGGTCAGCCCCCGGCGGAAGGAAATACCATCCACACCGATAATGGTGGTGGCGGGAAAACTCATACTCAGCCGGCTCAGGGCATCTTCACCCACAAGGCAGCCCGTCCCTGCCCGGAGGGATCCTCCGGTCAGAATCAGATCGATATCCGAACCGGCCTCCAGATTATGAAGAGCTCCCACATTATTCGTAATAATAGTCAGCCTGGGAATGCTTACAAGCTCTCTCAAGACTAAAGAAGTAGTGGACCCGCTGTTGATAAAGATAGTTTCTCCCTGTTCAATCAGCTCTGCTGCTTTGCGGGCAATGACTGTTTTTATAGAGACATTCTGCCTCCCCTTATCCAAATAGCTGGGCTCATTGATTTTTACATTAGCTGAGATGGCACCGCCATGTGTGCGCTCCAGAAGC
Protein-coding sequences here:
- a CDS encoding DeoR/GlpR family DNA-binding transcription regulator, producing the protein MKMDIPAERHVRILQLLKDKGIVRVDELSRDLDVSVITVRRDLASMESDGLLERTHGGAISANVKINEPSYLDKGRQNVSIKTVIARKAAELIEQGETIFINSGSTTSLVLRELVSIPRLTIITNNVGALHNLEAGSDIDLILTGGSLRAGTGCLVGEDALSRLSMSFPATTIIGVDGISFRRGLTSHNPHEAAVTRKMIEQTSGRVILVADSSKIGSLSLHHVCPLSAVSILITDSLPDSSMQEDFEAAGVQLIVLEDKKDQIKS